TTTCAGGATGATCTGTACGGCATTGGCCGCGGAAGGAGCCGGGCTTACCTTGATTTGCCGGAGGTTGTTGGAGAACCCCGTCACGAAGGAGGCAATGCAGCTTTTGTCTCCCGTTTTGGAAACAGGCAGCGTGTTGCTGACCAGAAATCCCGGCTTGTTTTTTTCCACGTCCAGCGCGGATGGGAGGGGGATGATGGCCGGGTCGCCCGGTACGGGTTTGGAGGGCAGGGAGAAGGCGGCGGACGCGGACAGGAGGCCTGCGGCTAGAAAGAGGCTTTTGGAAAACATGAGGAAAAAAGGGAGGGAAAATTTTTAACGTAAATAGTATATTCCGCGGGTGTTTACAAGGCGGCTTTACGGGATTTGCCCTGGAGGGAATAAAGAAGTCCTGTCTCCGGTGCCGGGGTGGACCGGAAAGCTGCAGGGCTGAGGCCGTGGCACGGATTTTTTTGGAGATCCGGGAATGTCCGGCCGGGTGTGTTATTTCAGGGTGATGGAGGCGGTTCCGGGCTTGATGGCGTATTTTTTACCGTTAATCACCAGGGAATAAGGGTTGTTGCTTGTGACGTCAACGGTGTTTTTGCCGTCAAAAACGATGTCGGTGGTAGTCGTCCCGAAATGAAGATTTTTTAATCCGTGCCTGCCTTTCTCCCTTTTCAATCTCCACTGGATTTCATTCCGGAGTGCAGAAACCTTATGGAATCCCAGAACGTTTTCAATAAAGAGGGAAATGGGGCCCAGCGCCGACCAGCCGCAAAATTCCGGACGGGCCCTGCGGCCATGTTCGGTAGACGGCTCGTTGGCACTGGGGCTGTAACATTCCCATATCGTGTGCGGTTTGATGCCGTGGTAAGCGGCAAGCTGCTGGCGGATGATTTTTTCAGCGATCATGTCGGCTTCCTCATGGTAGCCGTATTCTTCAAGCGCCTTGACAGTCATGTACGTGGTGGGCAGCCAGATGCCGCCGCGCCAGTAATCCCCGGTTTGGTCATGGTAATCCCTATCCCTGCGGGAAAGGGTGGGCGTCGGGTAGTTTCCACCGAATTCCTGCGGGTCCCGAAGGTATTTTACCATTTTTTCCGCCTGGGCCGGCGAAGCAACTCCGGCTAAAAGCGGCCAGTAGGAGGCCATTGTCCTGATGCGGCAGGGCTGCCTGCTTTCTATCGCCACATCATAGTAGAACCCGTCCTGCTCATCCCAGTACAGTTCGTTTATTTTGTCTTTCAGCTTGCGGTAGACGGCCTCCCATTTCCCGGCTGCGCCTGCATTGCCCAGTGATTGTTCCAATTGGGCCATGCAGCGTGCGCTCAGGGCTTGCTGGGAAATGGCGTCAATCCATAGAATCTTATTGTAGCCGCCTGCGTCCCGGCCTCTGGGCGTGTTGTCCATTCCGCTGGCGCCCCCCGTCCATGTAAAACCATCTTCACCAATGGCGTTCAGGTGGATGTTTTGGGGAGAGCATTCGAAACGTTCTCCCGCTTTGGCATTGGCAAACCAGTCAAAATGTTTTTGAAGGTACTGTTTCCGATTCAGGATTTCATGGATGCGGTTTTTGTTTCCGGTAAAGTCGTAGTATTCCTTTTCAACCCATGCGAACAACGGAGGATTGTCCACGAGGTGAATGCGAAGCGGAGTTTTTTCCTTATCCCAAATGGGTTTGTACAGATTGTCCATGCTTCCCTCTCCGGGGAATGAGTTCGGCGCATACTTGGCAAAGAGCACCATGAAACAGGTATCCCAAATCCAGATTTGGTCTTCGTAACAGTTTTCATCCATGTAGGGCGACCCGGGGAGGCCCTCAGGGCCTTTTCTTACCCGTCCGGCCGTGATTTCCCATGTTTTATGGTAAAGATCCACGAGGTCTTTGTCAGGGTAAACCGGCTGGGGAATTTCTTCTTTCCAGCCTTCCTGAATGCAGCTGTCATGATGGGCCGTCGCTCCCAGGCCTTGCACACAGGCCATTGTTCCCAGGATGATGCCGCATGCTGTCCGCAGGTAGTATTTCATTTCCAGTATACGGCCAGGGAGGCGAGAAAATATCTTTTTTCTCGTCCCGTACCGGGTGGAAGGATTTTCCATGCCGTCATGTTCCCCTGGCAGGCCAATGATGGCATGGAACCGAATTAGTATTACTGAAGGCGGCGCTGCCGCCGGAAGGATGAAAGTGAAGCGACAGCGTGGAGGAAAGGGAAAATGATTTTTTCCGTCAACATGGAATAATAGGAAAAGGGACGTCCCTCCTCCGGTTTTTATCTTCGTGAGACGCCCCTTTGAAAGTGGGGAAAGATGAAGCGCGGGAGGTTATTCCGGAATGGATTCCCCCCGGATGAGGTCTTCCCAGGTCTGGCGGCTGCGGATGACGTTCCACTGGTTTCCGTCCACCAGCACTTCTTCCGCCATGGGGCGGGAATTGTAGTTGGAGGACATGGAAAAACCGTAGGCGCCGGCGGACAGCACGGCCAGGAGTTCTCCCTGGCGCACGTCCGTCATGTCCCTGTTCTGGGCCAGGAAGTCCCCGGATTCGCAGATGGGGCCGACGACGTCCGTGGTAATGCAGGATTCGGAGAGGTGTTCCCTGACCGGGATGATTTCATGATACCCCTGGTAGAGGGCGGGGCGGATGAGGTCGTTCATGCCCGCATCCACGATTTTAAAGGTTTTGGCCTTTCCAGTCTTTTCATACAGGCAGCGAGTGATGAGCGCGCCCGCAT
This portion of the Akkermansia massiliensis genome encodes:
- a CDS encoding amylo-alpha-1,6-glucosidase gives rise to the protein MKYYLRTACGIILGTMACVQGLGATAHHDSCIQEGWKEEIPQPVYPDKDLVDLYHKTWEITAGRVRKGPEGLPGSPYMDENCYEDQIWIWDTCFMVLFAKYAPNSFPGEGSMDNLYKPIWDKEKTPLRIHLVDNPPLFAWVEKEYYDFTGNKNRIHEILNRKQYLQKHFDWFANAKAGERFECSPQNIHLNAIGEDGFTWTGGASGMDNTPRGRDAGGYNKILWIDAISQQALSARCMAQLEQSLGNAGAAGKWEAVYRKLKDKINELYWDEQDGFYYDVAIESRQPCRIRTMASYWPLLAGVASPAQAEKMVKYLRDPQEFGGNYPTPTLSRRDRDYHDQTGDYWRGGIWLPTTYMTVKALEEYGYHEEADMIAEKIIRQQLAAYHGIKPHTIWECYSPSANEPSTEHGRRARPEFCGWSALGPISLFIENVLGFHKVSALRNEIQWRLKREKGRHGLKNLHFGTTTTDIVFDGKNTVDVTSNNPYSLVINGKKYAIKPGTASITLK